The Microbacter sp. GSS18 genome has a segment encoding these proteins:
- a CDS encoding UbiA family prenyltransferase, translating into MSTLRALWGSSHPGPTLVVTALALALGWAAGLDPARIALLGVAVFAGQLSVGISNDAIDAPRDRRTGRGDKPVARGDVGLSVAWGAAFTLLALALALSAILGWRMLVAHALALGSAWAYNAGLKSTPASIVPFVVSFGIFPSLATLSSPDPAFAPGWAWIAGGALGAAVHLTNVLPDLDDDAATGVRGLPHRWGPRTSTVAAAVAVIAGAVAVLAGAAGGDLATVTPISWVFFAGVIAVAAVTVIMVVRQAPSRALFRLVMLAGLLLAAQLVATGRALVG; encoded by the coding sequence GTGAGCACGCTGCGTGCACTGTGGGGATCGTCGCATCCGGGGCCGACGCTGGTGGTCACGGCGCTCGCGCTCGCGCTCGGCTGGGCAGCCGGACTCGATCCTGCGCGAATCGCGCTGCTCGGCGTCGCCGTCTTCGCCGGGCAGCTCTCGGTCGGCATCTCCAACGACGCGATCGACGCGCCGCGCGACCGCCGCACGGGTCGCGGCGACAAGCCCGTCGCGCGCGGCGACGTCGGGCTGTCGGTCGCGTGGGGCGCGGCGTTCACACTGCTCGCCCTCGCGCTCGCGCTGTCGGCGATCCTCGGATGGCGGATGCTCGTCGCCCATGCGCTCGCGCTCGGGTCGGCGTGGGCGTACAACGCCGGCCTGAAGTCGACCCCCGCCTCGATCGTGCCGTTCGTGGTGAGCTTCGGGATCTTCCCGAGCCTCGCGACGCTGTCGTCCCCCGACCCCGCGTTCGCCCCCGGATGGGCGTGGATCGCCGGCGGGGCGCTCGGCGCGGCCGTGCATCTCACCAACGTCCTGCCCGACCTCGACGACGACGCGGCCACGGGTGTGCGCGGTCTGCCGCATCGGTGGGGACCCCGCACGTCGACGGTCGCCGCGGCCGTCGCGGTCATCGCCGGGGCCGTGGCGGTGCTCGCGGGTGCCGCCGGCGGCGACCTGGCGACGGTGACGCCCATCTCGTGGGTGTTCTTCGCGGGAGTCATCGCGGTGGCCGCGGTCACCGTGATCATGGTCGTGCGACAGGCGCCGTCGCGCGCACTCTTCCGGCTCGTGATGCTCGCCGGGCTGCTGCTCGCCGCGCAGCTCGTCGCGACCGGGCGAGCGCTCGTCGGCTGA